In Amycolatopsis sp. EV170708-02-1, the following are encoded in one genomic region:
- a CDS encoding OmpL47-type beta-barrel domain-containing protein, which translates to MSPRTLVVALVAATLALAGLVLPGSSAPASAAPVQTLEWTAGDSTDHYLSAPSTAVAGETTIVFKNTEELGSTMSHTLTFDTETPGYNHDVTLNILANPYDDKNGVHEATVTLTPGKYRYYCTIQGHTKMMGEFVVTDGGGADTTPPTVTANVTGTKDTAGNYVGSATVNLSASDSQSGVDKVEYQLDGGAWTAYTAPVVVSTAGAHMVHYRASDKAGNVSPEGMSSFTVVTGQPGDTTPPTVTAEVTGTKDGAGNYLDTATVKLTATDAGSGVDKVEYKVDEGAWTAYTAPVAVTAPGMHMVSYRASDKAGNASPEGMAHFTVVSSDTTAPTVTSEVTGTKDTAGNYVGKATVTLTATDTGSGVGKVEYNLDGGPWLTYSAPLALTVVGAHTVKYRATDKAGNVSAEGTATFTIVEGDDSTAPVVSVVVSGDLDGSWSYIEDATINLTATDTGSGVDKIEYKLDGGAWTVYTAPVKVTALGTHTLTYRASDKAGNVSAEQGGAFTIVAAPPGPDACPDSDVRDTVILGTADSQVENRDTGNGCTINDVIDDESDYSSNDQFVTYVRAVTQELLDGGVISSDERNLIVTAAIDSGIGGTTAEPEPGPGKKKPETKNPGMKKTVKTPIRDV; encoded by the coding sequence ATGTCCCCAAGAACCCTCGTCGTGGCTTTGGTGGCCGCGACGCTCGCACTGGCGGGCCTGGTGTTACCCGGCTCGTCCGCCCCCGCCTCCGCCGCACCCGTCCAGACCCTGGAATGGACCGCGGGCGACAGCACCGACCACTACCTCAGCGCGCCGTCCACCGCGGTGGCCGGTGAGACCACGATCGTCTTCAAGAACACCGAAGAGCTCGGCTCGACGATGTCGCACACGCTGACGTTCGACACCGAGACCCCGGGCTACAACCACGACGTCACCCTCAACATCCTCGCCAACCCCTACGACGACAAGAACGGCGTGCACGAGGCCACGGTCACGCTGACCCCTGGCAAGTACCGGTACTACTGCACGATCCAGGGCCACACCAAGATGATGGGCGAGTTCGTCGTCACCGACGGCGGCGGCGCCGACACCACCCCGCCGACCGTGACCGCGAACGTGACCGGCACCAAGGACACCGCCGGGAACTACGTCGGTTCCGCGACGGTGAATCTGTCCGCTTCGGACAGTCAGTCCGGAGTGGACAAGGTCGAGTACCAGCTCGACGGCGGCGCGTGGACCGCGTACACCGCACCCGTGGTCGTCTCCACGGCCGGCGCGCACATGGTCCACTATCGCGCTTCCGACAAGGCGGGCAACGTTTCGCCGGAAGGGATGTCGTCGTTCACTGTCGTCACCGGGCAGCCCGGCGACACGACACCGCCGACGGTGACGGCCGAGGTGACGGGGACCAAGGACGGTGCGGGCAACTACCTCGACACCGCCACCGTGAAGCTCACCGCCACCGACGCGGGTTCCGGCGTCGACAAGGTCGAGTACAAAGTGGACGAAGGCGCTTGGACCGCGTACACCGCTCCGGTCGCGGTCACCGCGCCCGGGATGCACATGGTCTCGTACCGCGCTTCGGACAAGGCGGGCAACGCCTCGCCGGAGGGCATGGCGCATTTCACCGTCGTCAGCAGTGACACCACCGCGCCGACGGTGACGTCCGAAGTGACCGGCACCAAGGACACCGCGGGCAACTACGTCGGCAAGGCGACCGTGACCCTCACGGCCACCGACACCGGCTCGGGTGTCGGCAAGGTCGAGTACAACCTCGACGGCGGCCCGTGGCTCACGTACTCGGCGCCGCTCGCGCTGACCGTCGTCGGCGCGCACACCGTGAAGTACCGCGCCACCGACAAGGCGGGCAACGTCTCGGCGGAAGGCACGGCGACGTTCACCATCGTCGAAGGCGACGACAGCACCGCGCCGGTCGTCTCCGTGGTGGTGAGCGGCGATCTGGACGGAAGCTGGTCGTACATCGAGGACGCGACCATCAACCTGACCGCGACGGACACCGGGTCCGGTGTGGACAAGATCGAGTACAAATTGGACGGTGGGGCCTGGACGGTCTACACCGCGCCGGTGAAGGTGACCGCGCTCGGCACGCACACGCTGACCTACCGCGCGTCGGACAAGGCGGGCAACGTCTCGGCGGAACAGGGCGGCGCGTTCACCATCGTCGCCGCGCCGCCGGGTCCGGACGCCTGCCCGGACTCCGACGTCCGGGACACCGTGATCCTCGGCACGGCGGACAGCCAGGTCGAGAACCGCGACACCGGGAACGGCTGCACGATCAACGACGTGATCGACGACGAGTCGGACTACTCGTCGAACGACCAGTTCGTGACCTACGTGCGGGCCGTGACGCAGGAACTCCTCGACGGCGGGGTCATCTCGTCCGACGAGCGGAACCTGATCGTCACGGCGGCGATCGACTCCGGTATCGGCGGCACGACCGCCGAACCCGAGCCGGGGCCCGGAAAGAAGAAGCCGGAGACGAAGAACCCCGGCATGAAGAAGACCGTGAAGACGCCGATCCGGGACGTCTAG
- a CDS encoding carboxymuconolactone decarboxylase family protein, with protein MQARLEFLKTALAPKLVKHFVSAAKVLDGSELPLATRELVNIRASQINGCSGCLDMHTKDAAHAGETTTRLNLVACWREATVFTEAERAALELTEQGCRLADGSGVTDEAWEAAAKHYDDDQLVALVAQIALINAFNRLNVITRQPAGDYTPGQFAAH; from the coding sequence ATGCAGGCAAGGCTCGAATTCCTCAAGACCGCTCTCGCGCCGAAGCTGGTGAAGCACTTCGTCTCGGCCGCGAAGGTCCTCGACGGCAGCGAACTTCCTTTGGCGACAAGGGAACTGGTGAACATCCGGGCCAGCCAGATCAACGGCTGCTCGGGCTGCCTCGACATGCACACCAAGGACGCGGCGCACGCGGGGGAGACCACGACCCGGCTGAACCTGGTCGCGTGCTGGCGCGAGGCGACGGTCTTCACCGAGGCCGAACGCGCCGCGCTGGAACTCACCGAGCAGGGCTGCCGTCTCGCCGACGGCAGCGGTGTCACCGACGAGGCGTGGGAGGCCGCCGCCAAGCACTACGACGACGACCAGCTCGTCGCGCTGGTGGCCCAGATCGCGCTCATCAACGCCTTCAACCGGCTGAACGTCATCACCCGGCAGCCGGCCGGTGACTACACACCCGGCCAGTTCGCGGCGCACTGA
- a CDS encoding sigma-70 family RNA polymerase sigma factor: protein MTGEALASAFEGQRGRLVAVAQRMLGSRTDAEDAVQEAWLRLARQDAGTIDNLSGWLTTVVGRVCIDVLRSRKTRPEDSYDEPPELLVLEDSPEEDALLAESVGVALVVVLDTLGPAERLAFVLHDLFAVSFAEIGEILGKSADAAKMLASRARRKVRGQRPADEPRQRAVVDAFLAAAREGDFEGLLEVLDPDVTWRSQTRHGEVVRLGAAEVATRAQRGARAVGIMRPALIGGKPGVVTWDKRGRLGGVMSCTIVDGRIVAIDSVSDPRRLAAMGVTSRESSSSK, encoded by the coding sequence ATGACCGGTGAGGCGCTGGCCAGCGCGTTCGAGGGGCAGCGCGGCCGTCTGGTGGCCGTGGCCCAGCGCATGCTCGGCTCCCGCACGGACGCCGAGGACGCGGTCCAGGAGGCCTGGCTGCGGCTCGCCCGCCAGGACGCCGGCACGATCGACAACCTGTCCGGCTGGCTGACCACCGTCGTCGGCCGTGTCTGCATCGACGTCCTGCGCTCCCGCAAGACCCGCCCCGAGGATTCCTACGACGAGCCGCCCGAGCTGCTGGTGCTCGAAGACTCGCCGGAGGAAGACGCGCTGCTCGCCGAATCGGTCGGGGTGGCGCTGGTCGTGGTGCTCGACACCCTCGGCCCGGCCGAGCGGCTGGCGTTCGTGCTGCACGACCTGTTCGCGGTCTCGTTCGCCGAGATCGGCGAGATCCTCGGAAAGTCCGCGGACGCGGCCAAGATGCTCGCCAGCCGGGCCCGCCGGAAGGTGCGGGGACAGCGTCCGGCCGACGAGCCGCGGCAACGCGCCGTCGTCGACGCGTTCCTCGCGGCCGCCCGCGAAGGGGACTTCGAAGGGCTGCTGGAGGTGCTCGACCCCGACGTGACCTGGCGCTCGCAGACCCGTCACGGCGAGGTCGTGCGGCTGGGCGCGGCCGAGGTCGCCACCCGGGCCCAGCGCGGTGCCCGTGCCGTGGGGATCATGCGTCCCGCGCTGATCGGCGGCAAACCCGGCGTCGTGACCTGGGACAAGCGCGGCAGGCTGGGCGGCGTGATGAGCTGCACCATCGTCGACGGCCGCATCGTCGCGATCGACTCCGTCAGTGACCCGCGTCGCCTCGCGGCCATGGGTGTTACCTCTCGGGAGTCCTCCTCGTCGAAGTAA
- a CDS encoding DoxX family protein — translation METALWIVAGLLAVMYLVSGVGKLFLRRETIAGVGSAAGWVLDFGPGTVKFIGVVEILGAAGLVLPALLGIAPALVPLAALGLALVMAGAVVVRLRRRESLIALLDLGYLALCAFVAIGRA, via the coding sequence ATGGAGACCGCGCTGTGGATCGTCGCCGGTCTGCTGGCCGTGATGTACCTCGTGTCCGGCGTCGGGAAACTGTTCCTGCGAAGGGAAACGATCGCCGGGGTCGGGTCGGCCGCGGGCTGGGTGCTGGATTTCGGCCCCGGCACGGTGAAGTTCATCGGGGTGGTCGAGATCCTCGGCGCGGCCGGCCTGGTCCTTCCCGCACTGCTCGGCATCGCCCCGGCGCTGGTGCCGCTGGCGGCCCTCGGACTGGCACTGGTCATGGCGGGGGCGGTGGTCGTGCGGCTGCGCCGCCGCGAATCCCTGATCGCGTTGCTGGACCTGGGGTATCTCGCGTTGTGCGCTTTCGTCGCGATCGGACGTGCCTGA
- a CDS encoding BCCT family transporter, producing the protein MSSQDGKQAEEEVVAETASDLAHAPDTTGPGHPPDEHVPLDLAAERPAETDRTVFGVAAVLALAIIVWGVLSPESLASVASTLLNDAVIPYGGWAFVLTASGFVLFAVCLAISRYGRIPLGGDKELPEFRTSSWIAMMFSAGMGIGLMFFGVYEPVSHLASPPPGTAAPNSDEAVHTAMATTLFHWTVHPWAIYAVVGLAIAYSTFRKGRSQLISSVFAPLIGKRRTEGPLGKAIDIMAIFATLFGSAASLGLGALQVGGGMGAVGWIDDPGKGLLVAIIAILTIAFIASAVSGVAKGIQWLSNINMVLAAVLAVFVLVVGPTVLILNIVPGAIGDYFRELAEMSGRTGMTGGEEMQTWLGGWTVFYWAWWISWTPFVGMFIARISRGRTIRQFIFGVIAIPSVVSLIWFAIFGGAAISRQRAGTDIAGAGSAQSATFELLETLPWFVPIAILVMILVSIFFVSGADAASVVMGTLSQRGSVHPKKGVVIFWGVLMGAVAAVMLLVGGNKALTGLQNLTILIAVPFVFVMVGLCVSVWKDLRNDPLMKQEDAMMLSLKELHEERTNGGHGRRRILGRSKQRT; encoded by the coding sequence ATGAGTTCGCAGGACGGTAAACAAGCGGAAGAAGAGGTCGTCGCGGAGACCGCGTCGGACCTCGCCCACGCGCCGGACACGACAGGTCCGGGGCACCCGCCCGATGAGCACGTCCCGCTCGACCTCGCCGCCGAACGCCCCGCCGAGACCGACCGGACCGTTTTCGGTGTGGCGGCGGTGCTCGCGCTCGCGATCATCGTCTGGGGTGTCCTCTCCCCGGAGAGTCTCGCGAGTGTCGCGTCGACCCTCCTCAACGACGCCGTGATCCCGTACGGCGGCTGGGCGTTCGTGTTGACCGCGAGCGGTTTCGTGCTCTTCGCGGTCTGTCTGGCCATAAGCCGCTACGGCCGGATCCCGCTGGGCGGCGACAAGGAACTCCCCGAATTCCGGACGTCGTCGTGGATCGCGATGATGTTCAGCGCCGGTATGGGTATCGGCCTGATGTTCTTCGGTGTGTACGAACCGGTTTCCCACCTCGCGAGCCCGCCCCCGGGCACCGCGGCACCGAACTCCGACGAAGCCGTCCACACCGCGATGGCGACGACGTTGTTCCACTGGACCGTGCACCCGTGGGCGATCTACGCCGTCGTCGGCCTGGCGATCGCGTACAGCACCTTCCGCAAGGGCCGCAGCCAGCTGATCAGTTCGGTGTTCGCGCCGCTGATCGGCAAGCGGCGCACCGAAGGGCCGCTGGGCAAGGCGATCGACATCATGGCGATCTTCGCGACCCTGTTCGGTTCGGCCGCTTCGCTCGGCCTCGGCGCGCTCCAGGTCGGTGGCGGGATGGGCGCCGTCGGCTGGATCGACGATCCCGGCAAGGGACTGCTGGTCGCGATCATCGCGATCCTCACCATCGCGTTCATCGCGTCGGCGGTGTCCGGGGTGGCCAAGGGAATCCAGTGGCTGTCCAACATCAACATGGTGCTCGCCGCGGTACTCGCGGTGTTCGTGCTGGTGGTCGGGCCGACCGTGCTCATCCTCAACATCGTGCCCGGCGCGATCGGCGACTACTTCCGCGAGCTGGCGGAGATGTCCGGCCGTACCGGGATGACCGGTGGCGAAGAGATGCAGACGTGGCTCGGCGGCTGGACGGTCTTCTACTGGGCGTGGTGGATCTCGTGGACGCCCTTCGTCGGCATGTTCATCGCGCGGATCTCGCGCGGCCGCACCATCCGGCAATTCATCTTCGGTGTCATCGCGATCCCGAGCGTCGTGAGCCTGATCTGGTTCGCGATCTTCGGCGGCGCGGCGATCAGCAGGCAGCGGGCCGGGACGGACATCGCGGGCGCGGGCAGTGCCCAATCGGCGACGTTCGAACTGCTCGAGACCCTGCCGTGGTTCGTCCCGATCGCGATCCTGGTGATGATCCTGGTGTCCATCTTCTTCGTCTCCGGCGCGGACGCGGCGTCGGTGGTGATGGGCACCTTGTCCCAGCGCGGAAGTGTGCATCCGAAGAAGGGTGTCGTCATCTTCTGGGGCGTGCTGATGGGCGCCGTCGCGGCGGTGATGCTGCTCGTCGGCGGGAACAAGGCGCTGACCGGGTTGCAGAACCTCACCATCCTGATCGCGGTGCCGTTCGTGTTCGTGATGGTCGGGTTGTGCGTGTCGGTCTGGAAGGACCTGCGCAACGACCCGCTGATGAAACAGGAAGACGCGATGATGTTGTCGCTGAAGGAACTGCACGAGGAACGCACCAACGGTGGCCACGGCCGCCGTCGCATCCTCGGCCGGTCGAAACAGCGCACCTGA